One window of the Eucalyptus grandis isolate ANBG69807.140 chromosome 8, ASM1654582v1, whole genome shotgun sequence genome contains the following:
- the LOC104428805 gene encoding isoeugenol synthase 1 produces MRPRTSRENEDEGVQSMANDTIMSKKKVEKEKILIFGASGYLGKFMVKASLSMGHPTLAYVRSTNPDPSKQWLLHEFESMNVTVVQGNLEEHEKLVSVLRKVDVVISTLPVPQHFQQLKIIDAIKEAPNIQRFVPSEYGNEVDRVKGALPPFEALLENKRKIRRATEAAGIPFTYVSANSFAAYFVDYLLHPHEQRDHVVVHGTGEAKAVLNYEEDVAFYTVKAATDPRVANRVVIYRPPGNIVSQLDLISLWEKKTGRTLKKMLIPEEDMVKLTESLPYPDNIPVAILHNIFIKGEQTSFELTENDMEASTLYPDHPYTSVDSLLDLCLLNPPKPKLASFA; encoded by the exons ATGAGGCCGAGAACTTCACGGGAAAATGAGGACGAGGGTGTCCAATCCATGGCTAACGATACTATTATGAGCAAGAAGAAggtggagaaggagaagatacTGATATTCGGAGCAAGTGGATACCTGGGCAAGTTCATGGTCAAGGCCTCCCTTTCCATGGGGCACCCTACTCTTGCTTATGTCCGCTCCACCAATCCCGATCCTTCCAAGCAATGGTTGCTGCATGAATTCGAATCGATGAACGTCACCGTTGTACAG GGTAATTTGGAAGAGCATGAGAAGCTTGTGTCGGTGCTCCGGAAGGTTGATGTCGTCATCTCGACTCTCCCCGTCCCTCAACATTTCCAACAACTCAAGATCATCGACGCCATCAAAGAAGCCCCCAACATCCAG AGGTTTGTTCCGTCGGAGTATGGCAATGAAGTGGACAGGGTGAAAGGGGCGCTGCCGCCCTTCGAAGCATTGCTGGAGAACAAGAGGAAGATCAGGAGAGCGACCGAGGCTGCGGGGATTCCCTTCACCTATGTCTCTGCCAACTCTTTTGCCGCTTACTTTGTGGATTACTTGCTCCATCCCCATGAGCAGCGCGACCATGTGGTCGTTCATGGAACTGGCGAGGCCAAAG CCGTCCTAAATTACGAAGAAGATGTGGCATTCTACACGGTAAAAGCGGCGACAGATCCAAGAGTAGCGAATCGTGTGGTCATATACCGACCTCCTGGGAACATCGTTTCCCAGCTAGACTTGATTTCCCTGTGGGAGAAAAAGACTGGACGGACTCTTAAAAAGATGCTCATTCCGGAGGAGGATATGGTCAAGCTCACTGAAA GTCTGCCATATCCGGACAACATACCGGTGGCGATACTTCACAACATATTCATAAAAGGAGAGCAGACGAGCTTTGAGCTGACGGAGAATGATATGGAGGCCTCCACATTGTATCCTGACCATCCCTACACTTCGGTTGATTCTCTCCTCGACCTTTGCTTGCTCAATCCTCCCAAGCCCAAGTTGGCCTCTTTTGCCTGA
- the LOC104428806 gene encoding uncharacterized protein LOC104428806 isoform X2, whose translation MAMSSGGGGLLGSAATLLGSPVAGMSMRGHTNVTMWTCPLPPPRHCGLRKHSSSLTSPPPSPPFVTAVAATDSSNQISPTQQSQSKSNKYHFVVANAKFMLDEEEHFQELLFERLRNYSERNKEQDFWLVIEPKFLDNFPNITKRLRRPAVALVSTNANWITFMKLRLDRVLADSYEADSLEEALASNPTQVEFEKPANWVAPYPKYEYGWWEPFLPAGSKELKL comes from the exons atggCGATGTcgagtggtggtggtggcctTCTTGGCTCTGCGGCTACCCTCTTGGGTAGTCCTGTAGCTGGAATGTCGATGCGTGGTCATACAAATGTCACCATGTGGACTTgtccccttcctcctcctcgccatTGCGGCCTCCGAAAGCACTCCTCTTCTCTAACTTCTCCTCCACCTTCTCCTCCTTTTGTGACGGCCGTGGCCGCCACCGACTCCTCCAATCAGATCAGCCCGACCCAG CAGTCCCAATCCAAGAGCAACAAGTACCACTTCGTGGTCGCGAATGCGAAATTCATGCTGGACGAGGAGGAGCACTTCCAGGAGCTTCTCTTCGAGCGCCTCCGCAACTACAGCGAGCGCAACAAGGAGCAGGACTTCTGGCTTGTCATCGAGCCCAAGTTCCTCGACAACTTCCCCAATATCACCAAGCGATTGCGCCGGCCCGCTGTCGCTCTTGTCTCCACCAACGCTAACTGGATCAC GTTCATGAAGTTGAGGCTGGATAGAGTGTTGGCTGATAGCTATGAGGCAGATAGCTTAGAAGAAGCATTGGCTTCTAATCCCACCCAAGTAGAGTTTGAGAAGCCGGCAAATTGGGTGGCGCCTTATCCAAAGTATGAATACGGATGGTGGGAGCCCTTCTTACCCGCAGGATCTAAAGAATTGAAACTGTAG
- the LOC104428806 gene encoding uncharacterized protein LOC104428806 isoform X1, producing the protein MAMSSGGGGLLGSAATLLGSPVAGMSMRGHTNVTMWTCPLPPPRHCGLRKHSSSLTSPPPSPPFVTAVAATDSSNQISPTQQQSQSKSNKYHFVVANAKFMLDEEEHFQELLFERLRNYSERNKEQDFWLVIEPKFLDNFPNITKRLRRPAVALVSTNANWITFMKLRLDRVLADSYEADSLEEALASNPTQVEFEKPANWVAPYPKYEYGWWEPFLPAGSKELKL; encoded by the exons atggCGATGTcgagtggtggtggtggcctTCTTGGCTCTGCGGCTACCCTCTTGGGTAGTCCTGTAGCTGGAATGTCGATGCGTGGTCATACAAATGTCACCATGTGGACTTgtccccttcctcctcctcgccatTGCGGCCTCCGAAAGCACTCCTCTTCTCTAACTTCTCCTCCACCTTCTCCTCCTTTTGTGACGGCCGTGGCCGCCACCGACTCCTCCAATCAGATCAGCCCGACCCAG CAGCAGTCCCAATCCAAGAGCAACAAGTACCACTTCGTGGTCGCGAATGCGAAATTCATGCTGGACGAGGAGGAGCACTTCCAGGAGCTTCTCTTCGAGCGCCTCCGCAACTACAGCGAGCGCAACAAGGAGCAGGACTTCTGGCTTGTCATCGAGCCCAAGTTCCTCGACAACTTCCCCAATATCACCAAGCGATTGCGCCGGCCCGCTGTCGCTCTTGTCTCCACCAACGCTAACTGGATCAC GTTCATGAAGTTGAGGCTGGATAGAGTGTTGGCTGATAGCTATGAGGCAGATAGCTTAGAAGAAGCATTGGCTTCTAATCCCACCCAAGTAGAGTTTGAGAAGCCGGCAAATTGGGTGGCGCCTTATCCAAAGTATGAATACGGATGGTGGGAGCCCTTCTTACCCGCAGGATCTAAAGAATTGAAACTGTAG
- the LOC104428807 gene encoding transcription factor 25 — protein MSGRLLKKILKEQEAQQQQLQPPSSEDEDRDSHSPDSKKNPFDLLGNDDNDESDDQAVPESDFQSAAVDAQSRGNSEEQEKTLLASTLEVVSSSNHKPRKKKKKREKKESSHHNEIKKSSDFDEILENLLIDVKNENDHRIDHHSDIKEQTVSVLQVNQKYLNAEMELRRIFGSKVVKSFESSQVGSSRHTRGGRRGSHNSRKTILVTPLDHWPRWDASLSMEVLEARDGLNHLRYVHSLSYVQAQRAFEAAKATHDFNAVASVLLYHPYHLDSLLTIAEYFKIVGEHQMAADAIGKCLYALECAWHPLFPPWQGNIQLKYNHETNRPLFKTLFIHMNNLERRGCHRSALEVCKLLLSLDVDDPMGAMFCVDYFALRAEEYSWLEDFSEKYKSDNSLWLFPNFSFSLAICRFYLEQEDRQKDVHDNDAKSSSVDLLKQALMLHPSVLKKLVTKVPLKDQFWLKTVKHWFFRSENMEIPSLDHLISIYIERNYLIWRFPGLQKLLRDTVELVIETIETNRSDAEDWACVRKEAFASTKNEYSHLLVSDFSDSVASISPENMQQFMGEPGIGGGVLVQDQAANPAGGAHAVRNVADRSALAVLVESILPWVNYGGEDGDGGEDAERFNANAQDNAD, from the exons ATGTCGGGCAGGTTGCTGAAGAAAATCCTGAAAGAGCAAGAagcgcagcagcagcagctgcagcCACCATCGTCGGAGGACGAGGACCGTGATTCCCACTCTCCCGATTCTAAGAAGAACCCCTTCGACCTCCTCGGCAACGACGACAACGACGAAAGTGACGACCAAGCGGTCCCTGAATCG GACTTTCAATCTGCTGCAGTTGATGCACAATCACGAGGAAACTCTGAGGAACAGGAGAAAACTCTGCTAGCAAGCACTCTCGAGGTGGTTTCATCATCCAACCAtaaaccaaggaaaaagaagaaaaagagagaaaagaaggaatcTTCACACCacaatgaaattaaaaagtCCTCAGACTTTGACGAGATTCTGGAAAATTTATTGATAGatgtaaaaaatgaaaatgatcacaGAATAGATCATCACAGTGATATAAAGGAACAAACAGTTTCTGTATTACAAGTGAATCAAAAGTACCTAAATGCTGAAATGGAGCTGCGACGAATTTTTGGGTCTAAGGTTGTAAAGTCATTTGAAAGTAGTCAAGTTGGCAGTTCTAGACACACGCGTGGGGGAAGACGCGGAAGCCATAATTCTAGAAAGACAATACTTGTCACTCCATTGGACCATTGGCCTCGCTGGGATGCATCCTTGTCCATGGAAGTTTTGGAAGCAAGGGACGGGCTCAACCACCTTAG ATATGTCCATTCATTGTCTTATGTTCAAGCTCAGAGGGCATTCGAAGCTGCCAAAGCTACTCATGATTTTAATGCAGTAGCAAGTGTTCTGTTATACCATCCGTATCACTTGGACTCACTTTTGACAATCGCTGAATACTTTAAAATTGTTGGTGAGCATCAGATGGCAGCAGATGCCATTGGCAAGTGCTTATATGCCCTGGAATGTGCATGGCATCCTCTGTTTCCTCCATGGCAGGGTAATATCCAATTGAAATACAACCATGAGACAAACCGACCTCTATTTAAGACACTTTTCATACACATGAACAATTTGGAAAGGCGAGGCTGTCATCGGTCTGCATTAGAAGTTTGCAAGCTACTGCTTTCATTGGACGTAGATGATCCAATGGGGGCTATGTTCTGTGTCGACTACTTTGCCCTGAGGGCAGAGGAATATTCATGGTTAGAAGACTTctctgaaaaatataaaagtgacAACTCTTTATGGttgtttccaaatttttcattcTCTCTTGCCATCTGCCGCTTCTATCTTGAGCAAGAGGATCGTCAAAAAGATGTGCATGATAATGATGCAAAGTCATCATCAGTTGATCTTCTGAAGCAGGCGCTTATGCTACATCCATCAGTGTTGAAGAAATTGGTGACAAAGGTTCCTCTGAAGGACCAGTTCTGGTTAAAAACAGTCAAACATTGGTTCTTTCGATCAGAGAATATGGAAATACCGTCCCTCGATCACCTTATTAGTATATACATAGAGAGGAATTATCTTATATGGAGATTCCCTGGTCTGCAAAAGTTGCTAAGGGACACTGTGGAGCTGGTTATTGAAACAATAGAAACTAATAGAAGTGATGCAGAGGACTGGGCATGTGTGAGGAAAGAAGCTTTTGCATCTACCAAAAATGA GTACAGCCATCTCTTGGtttctgatttttctgattCCGTGGCATCAATTTCTCCTGAAAATATGCAACAATTTATGGGTGAACCGGGGATAGGAGGTGGAGTTCTTGTTCAGGACCAAGCTGCCAATCCAGCTGGTGGTGCACACGCAGTCCGCAATGTGGCTGACAGGAGTGCTTTAGCTGTCCTAGTTGAGTCGATATTGCCTTGGGTTAATTATGGTGGAGAAGATGGTGATGGAGGCGAGGATGCTGAACGCTTCAATGCAAATGCCCAGGACAATGCAGACTGA